From a region of the Vaginimicrobium propionicum genome:
- a CDS encoding ABC transporter ATP-binding protein, which produces MNNDTAIRAVNVHKNYGPIAALDGLNLSLPYGQIVGLLGENGCGKTTLLKILAGLMYDYSGDVEIAGFTPGTESKAHVAFLPDADFLPRSATVISLISYFNDFFTDFDTEKANDLIGFFGLNKQMKLNQMSKGMGEKVQIALTLARNAKVFLLDEPISGVDPAARQVIMDGILRGISDDSLVLISTHLIHDLEPVLDAVVMMRYGKTLLADQVDNLRAEHQKSIDQIFREVYSWSQH; this is translated from the coding sequence ATGAACAACGACACAGCTATCAGAGCCGTAAATGTCCATAAGAATTACGGCCCAATCGCAGCCTTAGATGGGCTCAATTTGAGCCTGCCTTATGGCCAAATAGTTGGTTTATTAGGCGAAAATGGCTGCGGAAAAACTACTTTGCTAAAAATTCTCGCCGGTCTCATGTACGACTACAGCGGGGACGTAGAGATAGCCGGTTTTACCCCAGGAACCGAATCCAAAGCTCACGTGGCTTTCTTGCCTGACGCTGACTTTTTGCCACGCTCGGCAACAGTTATCTCACTAATTTCTTATTTCAACGATTTCTTTACTGACTTTGACACCGAAAAAGCCAACGATCTAATCGGCTTCTTTGGATTAAACAAGCAAATGAAATTGAATCAAATGAGCAAAGGTATGGGAGAAAAAGTCCAAATCGCCCTAACCCTGGCACGCAATGCAAAGGTGTTCTTACTCGATGAACCTATCTCTGGCGTAGACCCAGCAGCTAGGCAAGTCATTATGGACGGCATTTTGCGCGGCATCAGCGACGACTCTTTAGTGCTCATCTCCACCCATCTCATTCACGACTTAGAGCCGGTGCTAGACGCCGTCGTAATGATGCGTTACGGAAAGACATTACTGGCAGACCAGGTGGACAATCTACGCGCGGAACACCAAAAGAGCATCGACCAGATTTTCAGGGAGGTTTACTCATGGTCGCAACACTAA
- a CDS encoding aspartate:alanine exchanger family transporter has translation MIEILAANPLLTLFLAVALGTLVGAIPFGPLKFGPAGALFVGLAIGSLDPSLGQGFEIVQSIGLALFVYTIGLAAGSSFFRDLKKQASLLAGTVVLLALFALIVALAAKPMGVGSEMASGLFAGVLTATPALAAAADASDGSTDPAVGYAIAYPLGVIVTMIALTVAAKIPLPANKDATPSANEGLETATVKVENPMRVLDIPGIAEITGRDEGSVRVSYLLHEGKARVANPHDYLSINDLVWVVGLPDGVKTAVDALGHSVSEDLTDSRADVDFRRFTVSNPNMAGRTVAELGIPAQYDSLLTRIRRGDADLLPTAQTTLQLGDRVMVVFPPEREDELARVFGDSERKITEVDFWSVGLGITLGVALGLVSISLGNLGSIALGSAAGPLVVGLILGRLDRTGPIIWTMPNAANLTIRQLGLVLFLAAVGLSSGQAFASVAFSIDGIKVGLTALLLAPILVFFWLLGRQLGLSQARVAGALAGFVGQPALLNHVQTLINDERTESGYSATFALGMIAKILLVQVVLVI, from the coding sequence GTGATTGAGATTTTGGCCGCTAATCCATTACTAACCCTCTTCCTGGCGGTAGCGCTAGGCACCCTAGTTGGCGCAATCCCGTTTGGACCCTTAAAATTCGGCCCTGCCGGTGCGCTATTTGTAGGTCTAGCCATCGGATCGCTAGACCCTAGCCTTGGCCAAGGTTTCGAGATCGTTCAGTCGATTGGATTGGCACTTTTTGTATACACCATCGGGTTAGCGGCCGGCTCATCATTTTTCCGCGATCTTAAGAAACAGGCCAGTCTACTTGCCGGAACGGTAGTTCTGCTGGCGCTATTTGCACTGATAGTGGCTCTAGCGGCTAAGCCTATGGGAGTTGGCTCCGAAATGGCGTCGGGATTATTCGCAGGAGTATTAACCGCCACCCCAGCATTAGCGGCTGCAGCAGACGCCTCTGATGGATCAACCGATCCGGCAGTTGGTTACGCAATCGCCTATCCACTAGGGGTAATAGTGACCATGATCGCATTGACTGTGGCCGCTAAAATACCGCTACCAGCCAACAAAGATGCCACGCCAAGCGCAAACGAAGGTTTAGAGACCGCCACTGTGAAAGTGGAGAACCCAATGCGCGTCCTAGACATTCCGGGAATCGCTGAGATAACTGGCCGCGACGAAGGCAGCGTACGCGTCAGCTATTTACTACACGAGGGCAAAGCCCGAGTAGCTAATCCCCATGACTACTTATCTATTAATGATTTAGTTTGGGTTGTCGGCCTGCCCGATGGCGTAAAAACTGCCGTTGATGCGTTGGGACACTCAGTTAGTGAAGATTTAACTGACTCACGTGCGGATGTTGATTTCCGTCGCTTCACGGTATCCAACCCCAATATGGCTGGACGAACAGTAGCCGAATTAGGCATACCGGCTCAATACGATTCATTGCTCACCAGGATTCGGCGAGGGGATGCTGACCTGCTGCCTACAGCTCAAACCACTTTGCAATTAGGTGACCGGGTGATGGTGGTTTTTCCTCCAGAGCGCGAGGATGAGCTAGCTAGAGTATTCGGCGATTCTGAACGCAAAATCACGGAAGTTGATTTTTGGTCTGTAGGCTTGGGAATAACCTTAGGTGTGGCACTTGGTCTGGTGTCCATATCGTTGGGTAATCTCGGCTCGATAGCCCTTGGTAGCGCCGCAGGCCCGTTAGTGGTTGGCTTGATTTTGGGGCGTTTAGACCGTACCGGACCGATTATTTGGACGATGCCGAATGCGGCTAATTTAACTATCCGTCAATTGGGACTGGTACTCTTTTTAGCCGCCGTTGGTTTGTCATCTGGCCAGGCATTCGCGTCAGTGGCCTTCTCAATAGATGGCATAAAAGTTGGGCTAACTGCCCTATTACTAGCCCCTATATTGGTGTTCTTCTGGCTACTTGGACGTCAACTTGGGCTATCACAAGCGCGCGTAGCGGGTGCTTTAGCTGGTTTCGTCGGTCAGCCCGCGCTGCTAAATCACGTCCAAACTTTAATAAACGATGAGCGTACCGAATCAGGATATTCAGCCACCTTCGCATTGGGAATGATAGCGAAGATCCTGCTCGTTCAGGTGGTACTGGTCATTTAA
- a CDS encoding SDR family NAD(P)-dependent oxidoreductase — protein MPTVLLTGATSGVGFQTAKSLSQAGYNLILPVRDLKIGKQLRHEFGQVKVDFVECDLADMSSVAAAGCDIRVLVSGGTALKAIIFNAGIYPGAQLRTTADRIEETLAVNVLSQFLLYRELEWVMSTNTRIITLGSEAHRLKSGWLGKKGPEITDPATLFEPNLQGKLNRFEKNPQARYATSKLFCIQLAYQIQRRGRARGITGFAVDPGIVTGTRIFRNYPVAIRSAYQVAAPVIKGSAAKMSALSAGKDLAWVAVDKGAEALAGKYISHRQAVASSPESYNLELSDAVWRACMRLTENHVSAQTRGRQRNR, from the coding sequence GTGCCTACCGTTTTATTGACGGGAGCCACCTCGGGGGTGGGCTTCCAGACAGCTAAGTCTCTGTCACAGGCAGGCTACAACTTGATTCTTCCTGTGCGCGACTTGAAAATCGGGAAACAGCTGCGCCATGAATTTGGTCAAGTCAAAGTTGATTTCGTCGAATGTGATCTGGCTGACATGTCCTCGGTAGCGGCGGCAGGATGCGATATTCGCGTATTGGTGTCTGGTGGTACTGCGTTAAAAGCGATAATTTTTAATGCTGGCATATATCCAGGCGCACAATTGCGCACTACGGCTGATCGAATAGAAGAAACTTTGGCAGTAAATGTACTTAGCCAGTTCTTGCTTTATCGAGAACTTGAGTGGGTAATGTCAACGAATACCCGAATAATCACTTTGGGTTCGGAAGCGCATCGGTTAAAGAGTGGTTGGCTAGGCAAAAAAGGCCCAGAAATAACTGATCCGGCAACTCTTTTTGAGCCGAATCTGCAGGGGAAGCTAAACCGTTTCGAGAAAAATCCACAAGCGCGCTATGCCACCTCGAAGCTATTTTGTATTCAGCTCGCCTACCAAATTCAACGTCGTGGTAGAGCTCGTGGCATAACTGGCTTTGCAGTGGATCCTGGAATAGTTACTGGTACCCGAATTTTTCGTAATTATCCGGTAGCTATTCGCTCCGCCTATCAGGTGGCCGCCCCGGTAATAAAAGGGTCAGCGGCGAAAATGTCAGCTCTAAGTGCCGGCAAAGATTTGGCTTGGGTTGCGGTTGATAAAGGGGCTGAGGCTTTGGCTGGAAAGTACATTTCACATCGTCAGGCTGTGGCTAGTTCGCCTGAAAGTTACAATCTGGAGCTTTCCGACGCTGTTTGGCGCGCGTGTATGAGATTGACCGAGAATCATGTGTCTGCTCAAACTAGAGGCCGTCAACGTAATCGTTGA
- a CDS encoding GntR family transcriptional regulator — translation MQFDPALPIWTQLLEEFTRRLVTGQWKPGQKIPGVRDLAADLGVNPNTVQRSLAELERQGLCRAERTAGRFVTDDLAKISQLKAQQAAQLADGFIDSCTGLGIAREQALELIEQRWPKKG, via the coding sequence ATGCAGTTCGATCCAGCTTTACCTATCTGGACTCAATTACTAGAAGAGTTCACTAGACGACTAGTCACAGGGCAATGGAAGCCTGGACAAAAAATTCCTGGGGTGCGCGATTTAGCTGCCGACCTTGGGGTGAACCCAAACACCGTGCAACGCTCACTAGCAGAATTGGAGCGCCAGGGGCTGTGTCGAGCAGAACGTACCGCTGGGCGATTCGTAACTGATGATCTCGCCAAAATTTCTCAACTAAAAGCACAACAGGCTGCCCAACTAGCCGACGGCTTTATAGATAGCTGCACCGGTTTAGGAATCGCACGCGAACAAGCGCTTGAACTTATTGAACAACGTTGGCCAAAGAAAGGATGA
- the cysE gene encoding serine O-acetyltransferase, whose product MPSEQIWHQVRIEAARDAALEPSLAGFLHEAVLRHPSLESALSSLLAGKLANHAMTASALECLIDEAFAESNIQDAIRADLQAVVTRDPATLGYSQPLLYFKGFQSIQSYRVAHHYWTSGHQPLSLFLQSRISEVFAVDIHPGARIGRGIMFDHATSVVIGATAVVGDDFSMLHEVTLGGTGKECGDRHPKIGRGVMIGAGAKVLGNIKVGDCARIGAGSVVLRDVPAHTTVTGVPAREIDAPTESFPALTMNQMLDDIN is encoded by the coding sequence GTGCCTAGTGAGCAAATTTGGCATCAAGTGCGGATAGAGGCTGCCCGCGATGCCGCGCTAGAGCCATCTTTGGCAGGGTTTCTCCATGAAGCGGTGCTGCGCCACCCCTCGTTGGAATCAGCCCTTAGCTCTCTGTTAGCGGGTAAATTGGCTAATCATGCTATGACTGCTTCCGCTTTGGAATGTCTAATTGACGAGGCTTTTGCTGAGTCAAATATTCAAGACGCGATTCGAGCCGATCTGCAAGCTGTCGTTACTCGCGACCCTGCGACTTTGGGCTATAGTCAGCCGCTGCTGTACTTCAAAGGATTTCAATCCATCCAAAGCTATCGAGTTGCTCATCATTATTGGACGAGTGGGCATCAGCCGCTATCACTATTTTTGCAATCGCGTATTTCGGAAGTATTCGCGGTAGACATTCATCCTGGCGCCAGAATTGGCAGAGGCATAATGTTCGACCATGCAACATCCGTGGTTATCGGCGCGACAGCGGTTGTAGGTGACGATTTTTCGATGTTGCACGAAGTCACCCTCGGCGGTACTGGCAAAGAGTGTGGCGACCGCCATCCCAAGATTGGCCGAGGGGTGATGATAGGTGCTGGCGCTAAAGTGCTTGGCAATATCAAGGTCGGAGATTGCGCCAGAATTGGTGCCGGTTCAGTAGTGCTGCGAGATGTGCCCGCCCACACTACGGTTACCGGGGTGCCAGCGCGCGAGATTGATGCACCTACAGAATCTTTCCCCGCTTTGACGATGAATCAAATGCTGGACGACATAAATTAA
- a CDS encoding nucleoside hydrolase: MLKLLIDTDPGVDDAIALLFALKYHKFEVMGTTTVGGNVDITDVTANAAGLLNLAKRPDIPLIQGLQSQGRQRSEDVHGAGGLGGVHLDAGQINVHENAGRFIVETVRANPGEIRLVGLGPLTNIADAIRLEPRLPQLAEGLSIMGGAEFGGNVSNWAEFNIWQDPNSAATVFAQDWQHLDMVGLDATAKAVLTPNIRELCFQLGLAGQPIGTLIHDITRNYLNSYWQRHRVLGCRIHDLLTLALLADPTITQSVKAKVKVQIGGSQDGRTIVNRGSGNVQLYTDSTDNTRLMRLTLSTLFPKNLEEIRTVLEA; this comes from the coding sequence GTGCTAAAACTTCTTATCGACACCGACCCCGGCGTGGATGACGCTATTGCCCTGCTTTTTGCTCTTAAATACCACAAATTCGAAGTCATGGGGACAACAACCGTTGGCGGCAATGTGGACATAACTGACGTAACTGCTAACGCTGCAGGCCTATTAAACCTAGCCAAACGCCCAGACATACCTCTGATACAAGGTCTGCAATCTCAAGGTCGACAACGCAGTGAAGACGTCCACGGCGCTGGTGGTTTAGGCGGAGTGCACTTAGACGCCGGCCAAATCAATGTGCACGAAAATGCCGGTAGATTCATTGTCGAAACTGTGCGCGCCAACCCTGGCGAAATTCGGCTCGTGGGGCTAGGGCCGTTGACAAATATCGCGGACGCTATCCGCTTGGAGCCGAGATTGCCGCAACTTGCTGAAGGCTTATCCATTATGGGCGGGGCAGAGTTCGGTGGCAACGTCTCCAATTGGGCAGAGTTTAATATCTGGCAAGATCCCAACTCTGCTGCAACAGTATTTGCTCAAGATTGGCAACATCTAGACATGGTCGGCCTAGACGCCACTGCCAAGGCAGTATTAACACCCAATATCAGGGAATTATGTTTTCAGCTTGGTCTTGCCGGACAACCAATAGGCACTCTAATTCACGACATAACCCGTAACTATCTAAACAGCTACTGGCAGCGTCACCGAGTGCTTGGATGTCGCATACATGACCTACTGACCCTGGCCTTATTAGCTGACCCAACCATCACCCAAAGCGTTAAAGCCAAAGTCAAGGTTCAAATAGGTGGATCTCAAGACGGACGAACCATAGTTAACCGAGGCAGCGGAAACGTCCAGCTTTATACCGACTCCACAGACAACACGAGATTAATGCGCCTTACCCTTAGCACACTATTTCCCAAAAACCTTGAGGAGATTAGAACAGTATTGGAGGCTTGA